A part of Rattus norvegicus strain BN/NHsdMcwi chromosome 4, GRCr8, whole genome shotgun sequence genomic DNA contains:
- the Gpr19 gene encoding probable G-protein coupled receptor 19: MGFDHRMETDQPPVVTATLLVPLQNGSCVEAAEALLPHGLMELHEEHSWMSNRTDLQYELNPGEVATASIFFGALWLFSIFGNSLVCLVIHRSRRTQSTTNYFVVSMACADLLISVASTPFVVLQFTTGRWTLGSAMCKVVRYFQYLTPGVQIYVLLSICIDRFYTIVYPLSFKVSREKAKRMIAASWILDAAFVTPVFFFYGSNWDSHCNYFLPPSWEGTAYTVIHFLVGFVIPSVLIILFYQKVIKYIWRIGTDGRTLRRTMNIVPRTKVKTVKMFLLLNLVFLFSWLPFHVAQLWHPHEQDYRKSSLVFTAVTWVSFSSSASKPTLYSIYNANFRRGMKETFCMSSMKCYRSNAYTITTSSRMAKRNYVGISEIPPVSRTITKDSIYDSFDREAREKKLAWPINSNPPNTFV, from the coding sequence ATGGGTTTTGATCACAGAATGGAGACCGACCAGCCCCCTGTGGTTACTGCTACCCTGCTGGTGCCCCTTCAGAATGGCAGCTGTGTGGAAGCGGCCGAGGCCCTGCTGCCCCATGGCCTGATGGAATTGCATGAGGAACACAGCTGGATGAGCAACAGGACAGACCTTCAGTACGAGCTGAACCCCGGAGAGGTGGCCACAGCCAGCATTTTCTTTGGCGCTTTGTGGTTGTTCTCTATCTTTGGCAATTCCCTTGTGTGTCTGGTCATCCATAGGAGCCGGAGGACTCAGTCCACCACCAACTACTTTGTGGTCTCCATGGCGTGTGCTGACCTTCTCATCAGTGTGGCCAGCACACCGTTTGTCGTGCTGCAGTTCACTACCGGGAGGTGGACCCTCGGGAGCGCCATGTGCAAGGTGGTCCGCTACTTCCAGTATCTCACCCCAGGCGTCCAGATCTACGTGCTGCTCTCCATCTGCATAGACCGCTTCTACACCATCGTCTACCCTCTGAGCTTCAAGGTGTCCAGAGAAAAGGCCAAGAGAATGATCGCAGCCTCCTGGATCTTGGACGCAGCCTTCGTGACGCCTGTCTTCTTTTTCTACGGCTCTAACTGGGATAGCCACTGTAACtacttcctcccaccctcctggGAGGGAACTGCCTATACTGTTATCCACTTCTTGGTGGGCTTTGTGATTCCCTCTGTCCTCATAATCCTGTTTTACCAGAAAGTCATAAAGTATATCTGGAGAATAGGCACGGACGGGCGGACCCTGAGGAGGACAATGAACATTGTCCCCAGGACCAAGGTGAAGACGGTCAAGATGTTTCTGCTCTTGAACCTTGTGTTCCtgttctcctggctgcctttccaTGTGGCTCAGCTCTGGCATCCCCATGAGCAAGACTACAGGAAGAGCTCCCTTGTTTTCACAGCAGTCACGTGGGTGTCTTTCAGCTCTTCGGCCTCTAAACCCACTCTGTACTCTATTTATAACGCCAATTTTCGGAGAGGGATGAAAGAGACTTTCTGCATGTCCTCAATGAAATGTTACCGCAGCAATGCCTACACCATCACGACCAGTTCAAGGATGGCCAAAAGAAACTATGTGGGCATTTCGGAAATCCCTCCCGTGAGCAGGACGATAACCAAAGACTCCATCTATGACTCATTTGACCGTGAGGCCAGGGAGAAGAAGCTCGCCTGGCCCATCAACTCAAACCCACCAAACACTTTTGTCTAA
- the Gpr19 gene encoding probable G-protein coupled receptor 19 isoform X2 — protein MEHLHKLDICPVTSQRTKRKRVIMGFDHRMETDQPPVVTATLLVPLQNGSCVEAAEALLPHGLMELHEEHSWMSNRTDLQYELNPGEVATASIFFGALWLFSIFGNSLVCLVIHRSRRTQSTTNYFVVSMACADLLISVASTPFVVLQFTTGRWTLGSAMCKVVRYFQYLTPGVQIYVLLSICIDRFYTIVYPLSFKVSREKAKRMIAASWILDAAFVTPVFFFYGSNWDSHCNYFLPPSWEGTAYTVIHFLVGFVIPSVLIILFYQKVIKYIWRIGTDGRTLRRTMNIVPRTKVKTVKMFLLLNLVFLFSWLPFHVAQLWHPHEQDYRKSSLVFTAVTWVSFSSSASKPTLYSIYNANFRRGMKETFCMSSMKCYRSNAYTITTSSRMAKRNYVGISEIPPVSRTITKDSIYDSFDREAREKKLAWPINSNPPNTFV, from the coding sequence AACTAAGAGGAAAAGAGTGATTATGGGTTTTGATCACAGAATGGAGACCGACCAGCCCCCTGTGGTTACTGCTACCCTGCTGGTGCCCCTTCAGAATGGCAGCTGTGTGGAAGCGGCCGAGGCCCTGCTGCCCCATGGCCTGATGGAATTGCATGAGGAACACAGCTGGATGAGCAACAGGACAGACCTTCAGTACGAGCTGAACCCCGGAGAGGTGGCCACAGCCAGCATTTTCTTTGGCGCTTTGTGGTTGTTCTCTATCTTTGGCAATTCCCTTGTGTGTCTGGTCATCCATAGGAGCCGGAGGACTCAGTCCACCACCAACTACTTTGTGGTCTCCATGGCGTGTGCTGACCTTCTCATCAGTGTGGCCAGCACACCGTTTGTCGTGCTGCAGTTCACTACCGGGAGGTGGACCCTCGGGAGCGCCATGTGCAAGGTGGTCCGCTACTTCCAGTATCTCACCCCAGGCGTCCAGATCTACGTGCTGCTCTCCATCTGCATAGACCGCTTCTACACCATCGTCTACCCTCTGAGCTTCAAGGTGTCCAGAGAAAAGGCCAAGAGAATGATCGCAGCCTCCTGGATCTTGGACGCAGCCTTCGTGACGCCTGTCTTCTTTTTCTACGGCTCTAACTGGGATAGCCACTGTAACtacttcctcccaccctcctggGAGGGAACTGCCTATACTGTTATCCACTTCTTGGTGGGCTTTGTGATTCCCTCTGTCCTCATAATCCTGTTTTACCAGAAAGTCATAAAGTATATCTGGAGAATAGGCACGGACGGGCGGACCCTGAGGAGGACAATGAACATTGTCCCCAGGACCAAGGTGAAGACGGTCAAGATGTTTCTGCTCTTGAACCTTGTGTTCCtgttctcctggctgcctttccaTGTGGCTCAGCTCTGGCATCCCCATGAGCAAGACTACAGGAAGAGCTCCCTTGTTTTCACAGCAGTCACGTGGGTGTCTTTCAGCTCTTCGGCCTCTAAACCCACTCTGTACTCTATTTATAACGCCAATTTTCGGAGAGGGATGAAAGAGACTTTCTGCATGTCCTCAATGAAATGTTACCGCAGCAATGCCTACACCATCACGACCAGTTCAAGGATGGCCAAAAGAAACTATGTGGGCATTTCGGAAATCCCTCCCGTGAGCAGGACGATAACCAAAGACTCCATCTATGACTCATTTGACCGTGAGGCCAGGGAGAAGAAGCTCGCCTGGCCCATCAACTCAAACCCACCAAACACTTTTGTCTAA